The following coding sequences are from one Cydia splendana chromosome 15, ilCydSple1.2, whole genome shotgun sequence window:
- the LOC134797440 gene encoding trypsin alpha-3-like, with the protein MKLLVAFALVGLVAGGVIDAPADSVVELDYHNKIGIPLAARLKAAEEALDFDGSRIVGGGAASLEQYPFIGGMLITLTTGSTSVCGSSLLTNTRGVTAAHCWRTLFSQANSFTIVYGSTLLFSGGTRVTTSDVEPHANYNMLTLVNDIAIIRLPWVNYSNTVQPIALASGNTDYAGTLAWASGWGLTSDGGSITTAQFLSHVQVQVIANNVCAATYGTTTVQGTTICIATTGGRGTCSGDSGGPLTNAANNELIGVTSFGHRDGCQVGHPAGFARVSEFAFWLQSRY; encoded by the exons ATGAAGCTCCTTGTCGCGTTCGCTCTGGTGGGACTTGTTGCTGGTGGTGTCATAGATGCTCCCGCCGACTCGGTAGTGGAGCTTGACTACCACAACAAGATCGGAATCCCACTGGCGGCGCGCTTGAAGGCGGCTGAAGAGGCCTTGGACTTCGATGGCTCCAGGATTGTGGGCGGAGGCGCTGCCTCTCTTGAACAGTACCCCTTTATC GGCGGTATGCTGATCACTCTCACCACCGGCAGCACCTCGGTCTGCGGCTCGAGTCTCCTTACCAACACCCGCGGAGTCACCGCCGCCCACTGCTGGCGAACTCTCTTCTCCCAGGCCAATTCCTTCACCATCGTCTACGGCTCCACCCTGCTCTTCTCCGGCGGTACCAGGGTCACCACCTCCGATGTTGAGCCGCACGCTAACTACAACATGCTCACGCTAGTTAATGATATCGCTATTATCAGGCTTCCATGGGTCAACTACAGCA ACACTGTCCAGCCTATCGCTCTCGCCTCGGGCAACACCGACTACGCCGGCACTTTGGCCTGGGCTTCCGGCTGGGGTCTGACTAGCGATG gtgGCTCCATCACCACCGCCCAGTTCCTGTCGCACGTGCAGGTGCAAGTGATCGCCAACAATGTGTGCGCGGCCACGTACGGCACCACCACCGTGCAGGGCACCACCATCTGCATCGCCACCACCGGCGGCCGCGGCACCTGCAGCGGGGACTCCGGCGGCCCCCTGACTAACGCCGCTAACAACGAGCTG ATCGGCGTGACTTCCTTCGGCCACCGCGACGGTTGCCAGGTCGGCCACCCCGCCGGCTTCGCCCGCGTCTCCGAGTTCGCCTTCTGGCTCCAGTCTCGTTACTAA
- the LOC134797319 gene encoding collagenase-like gives MKLLVAFVLVGLVAGGVIHGPTESVVENDYHNKIGIPLAARLKAAEEALDFDGTRIVGGGHASLGQYRYTGGLVITMTTGGTSVCGSSLLSNTRGITAAHCWRTQFSQARSFTVVYGSLLLFSGGTRVTTTDVEMHANYNMNTLVNDIAIIRLPWVTFTNNIQPIPIATGTANFAGTWAWASGWGLTCDGCSLPTSQVLSHVQVQVITNAVCASTYGTATVVDSTICVDTTGGRGTCSGDSGGPLANAANNQLIGVTSFGHRDGCQRGHPAGYMRVTAYASWIQARL, from the exons ATGAAGCTCCTTGTCGCGTTCGTCCTGGTGGGTCTGGTTGCTGGTGGGGTCATACACGGTCCTACTGAATCTGTAGTGGAAAATGACTACCATAATAAGATCGGTATACCGTTGGCGGCTCGCTTGAAGGCGGCTGAAGAGGCTTTGGACTTCGATGGCACGAGGATAGTAGGCGGTGGCCATGCCTCTCTTGGACAGTACCGTTATACT GGTGGCTTGGTCATCACCATGACCACTGGCGGTACCTCCGTCTGCGGCTCCTCTCTCCTCTCCAACACCCGCGGTATCACCGCCGCCCACTGCTGGCGCACGCAGTTTTCCCAAGCTCGTTCCTTCACTGTCGTCTATGGCTCCCTTCTTCTCTTCTCCGGCGGCACCAGAGTCACCACCACCGATGTTGAGATGCACGCCAACTATAACATGAACACGCTTGTCAATGATATCGCGATCATCAGGCTTCCCTGGGTTACCTTTACCA ATAATATCCAGCCTATCCCCATTGCCACGGGCACCGCCAACTTCGCTGGCACCTGGGCCTGGGCATCCGGCTGGGGCCTGACTTGCGATG GCTGCTCTCTCCCAACCAGCCAAGTCCTGTCCCACGTGCAGGTGCAAGTCATCACCAACGCCGTGTGCGCCAGCACCTACGGCACTGCAACCGTTGTTGATTCCACTATCTGTGTTGACACCACCGGCGGCCGCGGGACGTGCAGCGGAGATTCTGGCGGGCCTCTGGCTAACGCCGCTAATAATCAGCTG ATCGGTGTGACCTCCTTCGGTCACCGTGACGGCTGCCAGCGCGGCCATCCCGCTGGTTACATGAGGGTCACAGCCTATGCCTCCTGGATTCAGGCTCGTTTGTAA